In one Takifugu flavidus isolate HTHZ2018 chromosome 9, ASM371156v2, whole genome shotgun sequence genomic region, the following are encoded:
- the atoh1b gene encoding protein atonal homolog 1b, producing the protein MAAKAELSSWTEYQQDFSQQRNLALINSKTWISSNSLHAFCAHGSAETGISIARLDPGCASAEGVIHKDSDKATEGGKVGHFGPQRHRRVAANARERRRMHGLNKAFDELRSVIPSLENERKLSKYDTLQMAQIYITELSELLADVVHQEPSCPLPGQVEKPARRNLLHSLRSTAPAQPGEQREPCAPVGHLFLLGATPESSSAKSSNSSDGESSHFSDTEEHQHGRQ; encoded by the coding sequence ATGGCTGCTAAAGCGGAGCTTTCAAGCTGGACAGAGTACCAGCAGGATTTCAGTCAGCAACGCAATCTCGCCCTCATTAACTCCAAGACTTGGATTTCTTCAAATTCTCTTCACGCGTTCTGCGCGCACGGATCTGCAGAAACGGGCATCTCCATAGCGAGGCTCGATCCCGGGTGCGCCTCTGCTGAAGGCGTCATCCATAAAGACTCAGACAAGGCGACAGAAGGAGGCAAAGTGGGCCACTTTGGCCCCCAAAGGCACCGGCGCGTCGCAGCCAACGCtcgggagaggaggagaatgcaCGGCCTGAATAAAGCGTTTGACGAACTGAGGAGCGTCATTCCTTCCCTGGAAAATGAGAGAAAGCTCTCCAAGTATGACACTCTCCAGATGGCGCAGATTTACATCACTGAGCTGTCGGAGCTCCTGGCCGACGTGGTTCACCAGGAGCCCAGTTGTCCACTTCCAGGACAAGTCGAGAAACCCGCCAGGAGGAATCTGCTTCACTCCCTGCGGAGTACAGCCCCGGCGCAGCCAGGGGAGCAGCGGGAGCCGTGCGCCCCCGTCggccacctcttcctcctcggagCTACGCCCGAGTCTTCGTCAGCCAAGTCTTCTAACAGCAGTGATGGCGAGTCTTCCCACTTCAGTGACACGGAGGAACATCAGCATGGAAGACAATAA